From one Pseudactinotalea sp. HY158 genomic stretch:
- the rpsO gene encoding 30S ribosomal protein S15 encodes MPLAADVKKKIIAEYATSEGDTGSPEVQVALLTQRITDLTEHFKTHKHDHHSRRGLLLLVGQRRRLLGYLRETDIARYRTLIERLGLRR; translated from the coding sequence GTGCCACTTGCTGCGGACGTCAAGAAGAAGATCATCGCCGAATACGCGACCAGCGAAGGCGACACCGGGTCGCCCGAGGTTCAGGTCGCCCTGCTCACCCAGCGGATCACCGATCTGACCGAGCACTTCAAGACCCACAAGCACGACCACCACAGCCGTCGTGGTCTGCTGCTGCTCGTCGGTCAGCGCCGCCGCCTCCTCGGCTACCTGCGCGAGACCGACATCGCGCGCTACCGCACGCTCATCGAGCGACTCGGCCTGCGCCGCTAG